One segment of Paenibacillus sp. FSL R7-0337 DNA contains the following:
- a CDS encoding type I polyketide synthase, translating to MEELKKYILSQVAKQQLSKDEAKVLLTELMETTESVQRDVAIIGMAGRFSSANDTEEFWKILRDGVNGIREFPPERLRDIEHVLRNPHYSEFMLGNAIHPEDIPDINVRAGYLDEIDKFDAAFFGIPRTEATYMDPNQRVALEIAWEAMEDAGYGGDSLIGSRTGVYIGRDETNYSFYRLSSDKHPMQLTGSWESMIVSRISYAFDFKGPSMIIDTACSAGLVSIHMAAQALIAGECHQAIAGGLNLTTTGEIKPRYLEGANMENVESNDELVKTFDAKANGTVWGEGAGVVLLKPLHRALEDGDHIRGIIKASAINNDGRTNSLTAPSAKTQEDVIVDAWEKAGIPPETISYVEAHGTGTVLGDPIEVKGLMSAFRRYTSRRQFCGIGSLKSNMGHMVAASGVASLIKVIKSMEHKELPPTINFYTPNPYINFVESPFYVNNKLQSWDVNGIPRRAAISSFGFSRTNCHLVVEEAPNMEPKPALQPRYCLSISAKNEEVMQQYLQRYMPFLKGDSWNLADLCYTSNIGRGHYEYRTVIIAGTENELREKVKALVNNGGSPLGLTGVYTGYHMIVSEKKQLLESGELSVYTRNNLSELASFKMKDYLNGDSSDASILERVCRHYVEGADINWELLYHKESRRRIPIPVYPLQRIRVWADPKVSKIRTKPADNLHPLVEEKLPAHEGKHSYQTTFRIDKHWVLSDHRISNKAVLPGTSYLEMVRFAAARAFGQESIEFRDVFFLFPLIVEEEAEVLAQLTLTPRESGYSFSVASCNQAGEWISHFEGKVYALDVELGQDRMDLTDLKSRADEVQDPFIDDHDTGVFRFGPHWDTVRAVWRIGSETLARLQLAENLQQELNIYPLHPSLLDNAVNLTSQSTGETFLPFMYKRLRFYRSFTQELYTHIRLHTAKDGRGETMTYDIDIVDAEGRIAAQISDYSVKRVHDLDLIGSDDTAGSCLQMTWVAREESKKSLYEEKDGPWALIATEGSRYQGLRNALEVAGVEVVTFLLAADNKGEAAPAYTPDPKGMDTILSIAEKNGVKGLLFSCDYTLEAGESDLGFAERRSLGVDALFQLCKSILNGKSKWPGGLKVLVRDAWAVDHSEWIVPLSAATGALGRVIGQEYKHLNVDIVDVSGPVSEIAVVDELFRFKGAGLRALRTSGVFIEELRPHRVPLNTSLSLERTGVYLISGGLGGVGLAVAGRLAEKGKANVVLLGRTPIAPADEWKSLSESGPSERTALYCKLIDLKSRLGSLEYISLDVSNRDSVRVLGDSLQDRYGEIAGIFHAAGVAGDGFLMSKDKEQFSQVLNPKLDGTMNLMHLLLPQEGKGFLALFSSITALTGGEGQGDYSAANAFLDSFAESASRQRGLKVISVNWPSWKEVGMSVDFSIDAADNLFSHLDVEDGLNWLEYLIVHPKQRIVPAALNTRLAAQLADDLPFRLAPEISIPLAASDKGSGQSQSEASVKLKGVVEITDTQRTLGNIFAAVLGLSEIDVFASFQDMGGNSLMSTQLLKLLEDQFPGLVDISDIFSYPSVNDMSDFIDSQRQHTVPDESLTAGQSDDVVDELMELLERELSGTEFLEFFLDKSTGGGQRGEG from the coding sequence ATGGAAGAGCTAAAAAAATATATATTGTCCCAGGTCGCTAAACAACAGTTGAGTAAAGACGAAGCGAAGGTCTTGCTTACAGAACTGATGGAAACTACTGAATCCGTTCAGCGGGACGTCGCGATTATTGGGATGGCAGGCCGTTTCTCAAGTGCCAATGATACTGAAGAGTTCTGGAAAATCTTGAGGGACGGTGTGAATGGCATCCGTGAATTCCCTCCGGAGAGGCTTCGTGATATTGAACATGTATTACGTAACCCGCATTACTCAGAGTTTATGCTCGGTAATGCAATACATCCTGAGGATATTCCCGACATTAACGTCCGGGCCGGATATTTAGACGAAATAGACAAGTTCGATGCCGCTTTTTTTGGAATACCCCGCACTGAGGCAACGTACATGGACCCCAATCAGCGTGTAGCATTGGAGATTGCATGGGAGGCTATGGAGGATGCAGGCTACGGCGGTGATTCTCTGATCGGGAGCCGGACGGGTGTTTATATAGGCAGGGATGAAACCAATTATTCTTTTTACCGGCTTAGCTCTGATAAGCATCCTATGCAGCTCACGGGCTCGTGGGAGAGTATGATTGTCAGCCGGATTTCGTATGCTTTCGATTTTAAGGGACCCTCTATGATCATAGATACGGCTTGTTCTGCAGGGCTGGTTAGTATCCATATGGCAGCTCAAGCTCTGATTGCTGGTGAATGCCATCAAGCGATTGCCGGAGGTCTTAATCTGACGACAACAGGTGAAATAAAGCCTCGTTACTTAGAAGGGGCGAACATGGAAAACGTGGAGTCAAACGATGAATTAGTCAAGACTTTCGATGCAAAGGCTAACGGTACAGTATGGGGAGAGGGAGCCGGAGTAGTCCTGCTTAAGCCACTGCATCGGGCACTCGAGGATGGAGACCATATCCGCGGCATAATAAAAGCCAGCGCCATCAATAACGATGGCAGAACGAATAGCTTGACAGCACCAAGTGCAAAAACGCAAGAAGATGTAATTGTCGATGCTTGGGAAAAAGCGGGCATTCCGCCTGAAACGATCTCTTATGTTGAAGCCCATGGGACAGGTACTGTATTGGGCGACCCCATTGAGGTAAAGGGACTGATGAGTGCTTTTCGCCGATATACATCCCGGCGGCAATTCTGCGGCATCGGATCACTGAAGAGCAACATGGGGCATATGGTTGCTGCCTCCGGTGTGGCATCCTTGATTAAGGTTATTAAGTCCATGGAGCATAAGGAATTGCCGCCTACAATCAATTTCTATACGCCTAACCCGTATATTAATTTCGTTGAAAGTCCTTTCTATGTAAATAACAAGCTGCAATCCTGGGATGTTAATGGAATTCCCCGCCGGGCTGCAATCAGTTCCTTCGGCTTCAGTCGGACGAACTGTCATCTGGTTGTCGAAGAAGCACCTAATATGGAGCCGAAGCCAGCTTTGCAGCCCCGGTATTGTCTATCCATTAGCGCTAAGAATGAAGAGGTGATGCAGCAATACCTCCAGCGCTACATGCCATTTTTAAAAGGGGATTCATGGAATCTGGCTGACTTATGTTACACCTCGAACATTGGCCGGGGACATTATGAATACAGGACTGTAATTATTGCAGGAACTGAGAATGAACTGCGCGAGAAAGTAAAGGCCTTAGTGAATAACGGAGGGAGTCCCCTAGGGTTAACCGGAGTATACACGGGCTATCACATGATTGTAAGTGAGAAGAAGCAACTGCTTGAATCTGGTGAGCTTAGCGTGTACACACGTAATAACCTTAGTGAATTAGCCTCATTTAAGATGAAGGATTATCTGAACGGGGATTCATCGGACGCATCGATACTTGAGAGAGTGTGCCGGCACTATGTCGAAGGAGCCGATATTAACTGGGAGCTTCTCTATCATAAAGAATCTCGCAGAAGGATACCTATCCCAGTATATCCATTACAGCGAATACGTGTGTGGGCTGATCCCAAGGTCAGCAAAATCCGCACAAAGCCCGCAGATAATCTGCATCCTCTGGTAGAAGAGAAGCTTCCAGCCCATGAAGGAAAACACAGCTATCAAACAACGTTCAGAATTGATAAGCATTGGGTACTGTCGGACCACCGGATAAGCAACAAAGCTGTGCTGCCAGGTACAAGCTACCTGGAAATGGTGCGATTTGCTGCAGCTCGAGCTTTTGGCCAGGAGAGCATTGAGTTTCGTGATGTATTCTTTCTGTTTCCTCTGATCGTTGAAGAAGAGGCTGAAGTATTGGCCCAATTAACGCTAACGCCAAGGGAGTCCGGCTACTCGTTCTCTGTGGCGAGCTGTAATCAGGCTGGGGAGTGGATTTCCCACTTTGAGGGTAAGGTATATGCTTTGGATGTTGAATTAGGTCAGGATCGGATGGATCTAACGGATCTCAAGTCCCGGGCAGATGAGGTGCAAGATCCTTTCATAGATGACCACGACACTGGAGTTTTTAGATTCGGTCCCCACTGGGATACGGTACGTGCAGTCTGGCGGATTGGTTCTGAAACACTGGCTCGTTTGCAGCTAGCAGAGAATTTACAGCAGGAGCTTAATATCTATCCTTTACATCCTTCGCTACTGGACAATGCAGTTAATCTGACCAGCCAAAGTACGGGGGAGACATTCCTTCCCTTCATGTACAAGCGGCTAAGATTCTATCGTTCGTTTACACAGGAATTATATACTCATATCCGCCTCCATACTGCTAAGGATGGAAGAGGCGAGACTATGACCTATGACATAGATATTGTAGATGCTGAAGGACGGATTGCGGCACAAATCAGCGATTATTCTGTTAAGCGGGTGCATGACCTCGATTTAATAGGCAGTGATGATACAGCAGGTTCCTGCTTACAGATGACATGGGTAGCCCGCGAAGAGTCGAAGAAGTCATTGTATGAAGAGAAGGACGGACCGTGGGCGCTCATTGCAACCGAAGGAAGTCGCTATCAGGGCTTGCGGAACGCTTTGGAAGTAGCTGGAGTCGAGGTGGTGACCTTTTTGCTGGCAGCGGATAACAAGGGAGAAGCTGCTCCTGCTTATACACCAGATCCAAAAGGTATGGATACGATATTGTCAATTGCCGAGAAGAACGGAGTCAAGGGACTGCTGTTTTCATGCGATTACACCTTAGAGGCTGGGGAATCTGATCTGGGGTTTGCCGAAAGACGCAGTCTCGGCGTGGATGCCTTGTTCCAGCTATGTAAGAGCATTCTGAACGGAAAGTCCAAATGGCCCGGCGGTCTAAAAGTATTGGTACGGGATGCCTGGGCTGTAGACCATTCGGAGTGGATCGTTCCCCTTTCGGCGGCTACGGGAGCGCTTGGAAGAGTAATCGGTCAGGAGTATAAGCACTTAAATGTAGACATTGTGGACGTATCGGGGCCGGTCTCTGAAATTGCCGTAGTGGATGAGTTGTTCCGGTTCAAAGGAGCCGGACTACGGGCATTACGTACTTCGGGAGTTTTCATTGAGGAACTGCGGCCGCATCGTGTGCCGCTGAACACGAGTCTTTCATTGGAGCGTACAGGTGTCTATTTAATATCCGGTGGTCTAGGCGGTGTGGGTCTTGCTGTGGCTGGACGTTTGGCTGAGAAAGGCAAGGCAAACGTCGTACTGCTGGGCCGAACGCCTATAGCGCCGGCTGATGAATGGAAGAGTTTATCGGAATCAGGACCTTCCGAAAGGACAGCATTATATTGCAAACTGATTGATCTAAAATCCCGGTTAGGAAGTTTGGAATATATAAGCCTTGATGTCTCAAATCGTGATAGTGTCCGAGTATTAGGAGATTCCCTGCAGGATCGTTATGGAGAGATCGCAGGAATCTTTCATGCCGCTGGTGTAGCGGGAGACGGTTTTTTGATGTCTAAGGATAAAGAGCAGTTCTCGCAGGTACTGAATCCTAAACTAGATGGCACGATGAATTTGATGCATCTTCTTCTACCGCAAGAGGGCAAGGGATTTTTGGCACTCTTTTCTTCAATCACAGCATTGACCGGAGGAGAAGGGCAAGGTGACTACTCTGCCGCGAATGCATTCCTTGACTCTTTCGCTGAGTCTGCAAGCAGACAACGGGGGCTTAAGGTCATCTCAGTGAATTGGCCGAGCTGGAAGGAGGTAGGCATGTCTGTAGATTTCAGTATAGATGCTGCTGATAACCTCTTCAGCCATCTAGATGTAGAGGACGGGCTTAACTGGCTTGAATACTTGATTGTTCATCCTAAGCAGCGTATCGTTCCGGCAGCTCTTAATACGAGACTGGCGGCTCAACTTGCTGATGATCTGCCTTTCCGGCTGGCTCCAGAAATTTCTATACCGTTGGCTGCCAGTGATAAGGGATCAGGCCAAAGTCAGAGTGAGGCATCGGTCAAATTAAAGGGAGTTGTCGAGATAACCGATACGCAGCGTACATTAGGTAATATTTTTGCTGCGGTACTGGGACTAAGTGAAATAGATGTATTTGCAAGCTTTCAGGATATGGGGGGGAACTCTCTGATGTCTACGCAGCTATTGAAGCTGCTTGAAGATCAGTTCCCGGGACTTGTTGATATTTCGGACATCTTTTCATATCCCTCGGTTAATGACATGTCAGACTTCATTGACAGCCAACGACAACATACTGTGCCTGACGAATCATTAACTGCAGGCCAATCGGATGATGTGGTGGATGAACTCATGGAACTCTTAGAGAGAGAATTGAGCGGAACAGAATTTTTGGAGTTCTTTTTAGATAAGTCTACTGGGGGGGGACAGCGTGGCGAAGGATAG